Proteins encoded together in one Scheffersomyces stipitis CBS 6054 chromosome 5, complete sequence window:
- a CDS encoding predicted protein: MVVSEVHRRPPSVLERYYLCRGSEKYYSNFNITVQYRSKVTPSTLSSALRAMVSENTWLTHNFYKLDEQDNALVNGLNHEIRIVEKILFEDVVRFESIDVFDGTTIGYLNSFLIPMNVENLPLWKIIVLDDREGHQYVSGLFDHSIFDGMSGVQFMKDLAVQLEKAEDQYEEVIFDYVRESQVLPAVITPPIEAVRDLYSLSYLDIAKYYLSKYLPTFWNFFERFKKLFEKNLFKPDFGVNPIFRAGIVKKDTDTKFRIVNFTNQQVDEVSQFCRVNDMTVTPYFNVIAAKCLQETVFKSVDPGTEFSTLNLIAVNGRRYYPQYKDFLYGVMVCGDPVVLPPISSDLISYMKYFHKCMMENIKSRVSFKSVGLYRFYNFWDFFSSKLNKREGRFSLTISNLGKIVPTNGKFDIENMYFGSNTGVVYHFILNMSTTEKGGLQIVFGSLPEYEELYENEKKVMDIFVDKFQEMVLNYIKK; encoded by the coding sequence ATGGTGGTTCTGGAAGTTCATAGACGCCCACCCAGTGTCTTGGAAAGGTACTACTTGTGCCGTGGTCTGGAAAAGTATtattccaacttcaatatcaCTGTCCAGTACAGGTCTAAAGTAACTCCTCTGACTCTCTCAAGTGCCTTGAGGGCCATGGTGTCTGAAAACACCTGGTTGACTCACAATTTCTATAAATTGGATGAACAAGACAATGCTTTGGTTAACGGTCTTAATCACGAGATTAGGATCGTTGAGAAGATCCTCTTCGAAGATGTCGTGAGATTCGAGAGTATTGATGTCTTTGACGGCACCACAATAGGCTATTTGAACAGTTTCCTCATACCCATGAATGTGGAGAATTTACCACTATGGAAAATCATTGTGTTAGATGACAGGGAAGGCCACCAGTATGTGAGTGGATTGTTTGACCATTCAATTTTCGATGGTATGTCTGGAGTTCAATTCATGAAAGATTTGGCTGTCCAATTAGAGAAGGCCGAAGATCAATACGAGGAGGTCATTTTTGATTACGTTAGAGAGTCGCAGGTATTGCCAGCTGTTATCACTCCTCCTATTGAAGCTGTGAGAGACTTGTATCTGCTCTCGTATCTTGATATTGCAAAGTATTACTTATCTAAATATCTTCCAACtttctggaacttcttcGAGAGATTCAAAAAGttgtttgaaaagaacttgttcaagccAGATTTTGGAGTGAACCCAATATTCCGAGCTGGTATAGTGAAGAAGGATACTGATACAAAATTCAGGATTGTGAACTTCACTAATCAACAGGTGGACGAGGTTTCACAATTCTGTAGAGTTAACGACATGACTGTTACGCCATATTTCAACGTGATTGCTGCAAAATGTTTGCAGGAGACTGTGTTCAAGAGTGTGGACCCTGGAACTGAATTCTCTACCCTTAACTTAATTGCTGtgaatggaagaagatattATCCACAATACAAGGATTTCCTCTACGGTGTTATGGTTTGTGGTGATCCAGTGGTCTTACCACCTATATCTTCGGATTTGATCTCTTATATGAAGTATTTTCATAAGTGCATGAtggagaatatcaaatCGAGAGTTTCATTCAAGCTGGTGGGATTGTATAGgttctacaacttctggGACTTTTTCAGcctgaaattgaacaagagaGAGGGCCGATTTTCACTCACTATATCCAACTTGGGTAAAATAGTACCCACGAACGGGAAGTTTGATATTGAGAACATGTACTTTGGTCTGAATACTGGTGTTGTATACCATTTCATCCTTAACATGAGCACAACCGAAAAGGGAGGACTTCAGATTGTGTTTGGAAGTCTACCAGAGTACGAAGAGTTgtatgaaaatgaaaagaaagtGATGGATATTTTCGTAGACAAGTTTCAAGAAATGGTGCTTAATTACATCAAAAAATAG
- the HPA3 gene encoding N-acetyltransferase HPA3 (N-acetyltransferase HPA3 Histone and other Protein Acetyltransferase~go_function N-acetyltransferase activity) produces the protein MSITLRPIQEGDKPEWLNLWTGKGGYIEFYKSSHKITPEISDSTFARFLDPNEPVYSVVAIDDSTGKIIGFANYLTHRNTWTIENALYLNDLFVSEDVRLKGTGRKLIEYIYSEADRLKCKKCYWSTQFENHRAQLLYTKVGVKSGFLLYRRPD, from the coding sequence ATGTCAATAACTCTCAGACCAATCCAGGAAGGCGACAAGCCTGAGTGGTTGAACTTGTGGACCGGAAAGGGAGGATACATCGAGTTCTACAAGTCTTCACATAAGATTACACCGGAAATTTCAGACTCTACATTTGCCAGATTTCTTGATCCGAACGAGCCTGTCTATTCTGTTGTTGCCATTGATGACTCCACCGGAAAGATCATTGGCTTTGCCAACTATTTGACTCACAGAAACACCTGGACCATTGAGAATGCGTTGTACTTAAACGACTTGTTTGTTAGCGAAGATGTTAGATTGAAGGGAACAGGAAGGAAGCTCATCGAGTACATTTACAGTGAAGCCGACAGATTGAAATGCAAGAAGTGCTATTGGTCTACACAATTCGAGAACCACAGAGCCCAATTGTTGTACACGAAGGTCGGAGTAAAGAGCGGATTCTTGCTTTACCGTAGGCCAGATTAG
- a CDS encoding predicted protein — MNFLRKFIGATATDEVASIPSGKLFLTRAPSSPKGAMECLFIDAFASIRQTTRPFYYQLCITRVYQEGELDAHGSSGFDDSDDDDDEDRENAHSITDSTSGSKDEWSFAIVEDLQIHWYNKADGTRAIAWKDLNGDFGDKFEFNVDEDVKLSDVDAFMLALYKCLYEVKYHKSSLGIRHSSELDEFIFTPKPDLLSMENLKGTRILQYDSEEEDDDEDEEDPEGVDSDSSSDLLKGSSSVVTTVVDTETLLSLKTLEPKGHIIYRSSAFTLHLYDSQAGSFKRKAEVGEVSLKIIDLDNDWRYSLYITSKATDTPISFSAAITKKMKPTFNYEHLSFIFNYLTFDQKEDSAFSWLLKFTSIKDLSVFQNAFMVALWESSNKKKYARSIETDQVVDAFAKLNVDDNKCDNKPKTETSDLEYTTAREEYDGPIGGTTAPRSSRR; from the coding sequence ATGAATTTCCTCCGCAAGTTCATTGGCGCCACTGCCACGGACGAAGTTGCGCTGATTCCCTCGGGAAAGCTCTTTCTCACGAGAGCACCGCTGCTGCCCAAGGGTGCGATGGAATGTTTATTTATCGATGCGTTTGCACTGATTAGACAGACGACGCGTCCGTTCTACTACCAGCTATGTATCACACGGGTTtatcaagaaggagaacTCGATGCCCATGGGCTGAGTGGGTTTGACGATTCagatgacgacgacgatgaagacaGAGAGAATGCCCATTCCATCACCGATTCCACATCGGGATCTAAGGACGAGTGGTCCTTCGCCATTGTAGAGGATTTGCAGATCCATTGGTATAATAAAGCAGATGGAACACGTGCCATAGCATGGAAAGACTTGAACGGAGACTTTGGTGATAAGTTCGAGTTCAATGTCGATGAAGACGTCAAACTCAGCGATGTGGATGCATTTATGTTGGCACTTTACAAGTGTTTGTACGAAGTAAAGTACCACAAGAGTTCTCTTGGAATTCGCCATTCCAGCGAACTAGACGAATTTATATTTACGCCTAAACCagatcttctttctatGGAGAATCTTAAAGGTACACGAATACTACAGTAcgattctgaagaagaagatgacgacgaagacgaagaagatccTGAAGGTGTTGACCTGGACTCATCGAGCGATTTGCTTAAAGGTTCATCATCGGTGGTGACGACTGTGGTTGATACGGAGACGTTGTTGAGTCTCAAGACTCTAGAGCCAAAGGGACACATAATATACCGAAGTTCTGCTTTCACATTGCATCTATACGACTCTCAAGCAGGTTCATTTAAACGAAAAGCAGAAGTAGGTGAAGTAAGTCTCAAGATTATCGACTTGGACAACGACTGGCGATATTCTCTTTATATCACCAGTAAAGCAACTGATACGCCTATCAGCTTCAGCGCAGCCATCaccaagaaaatgaaaccTACTTTCAACTACGAACATCTATcgttcatcttcaactatCTCACATTTgaccagaaagaagattcggCGTTTTCCTGGTTGCTCAAGTTCACCTCTATCAAAGACTTGCTGGTATTCCAGAATGCCTTTATGGTAGCACTCTGGGAGTCTTCgaacaagaaaaaataCGCACGCTCCATCGAAACTGACCAGGTGGTGGATGCCTTTGCCAAACTCAATGTAGACGACAACAAGTGTGATAACAAGCCTAAGACAGAAACCAGTGATCTTGAGTATACCACTGCTCGTGAAGAGTATGATGGACCCATCGGTGGCACAACAGCTCCCAGAAGCTCtcgaagatga
- a CDS encoding predicted protein: MSRPPPRSLEEFFYRKLMDSPAFHNWVRKIHARINRIDYTPHPDTKPKIKLNYLSYKPTTFHKVNAFRVIWADEMKRSFRFWS; this comes from the coding sequence ATGTCACGCCCTCCTCCACGGTCGCTTGAGGAGTTCTTCTACCGCAAGTTGATGGATTCGCCAGCGTTCCATAACTGGGTACGGAAGATCCATGCGAGAATAAACCGAATAGACTATACTCCCCACCCAGACACCAAGcccaagatcaagttgaactaTCTCAGCTACAAGCCTACAACTTTCCATAAGGTAAATGCATTCCGTGTTATCTGGGCCGATGAAATGAAGCGGTCGTTCCGTTTCTGGAGCTAA
- a CDS encoding predicted protein: MEVDSSLDIISPHDEFQSDEYKLDLADFISEEDSPFIENEQEDIRIHSPVKKQKTNVFSTDFLHLGPLLNNSRVQLQPDVKESHVITNELFQVTSNLRKSVSRESQDIFKFDDDSDFFPKKRLNNDKVEKLVHDLGSTKSKSGELFDFELDDQLRTRFYKGRFNKVNQFSIEQNDDVDSQISTYLGGSSSFLPKKNNDNKENLSPFPDPLKSVNTKENFSIKKSNKTFFRPPRRNQGRASIPVLKPLSNLANVDFKKSESPLVSNINSNKRLCSPHHRKNIAIKPSRKLTQTNHNIFVVESSTGLVNDATKFGTELNASSCEDFPLPEYANEIVQIPTNEDSHNKVQKMAIIKLVPNRSFSQTTAADSTTEQRGFYNAEQYRKYKEDLSFVQEDSGVEVIGQTLNNDFNQSSSSSHKSATPSNNTKKTREVHWPDTLEW; the protein is encoded by the coding sequence ATGGAAGTAGACTCCTCTCTTGATATAATATCTCCACATGATGAATTTCAGCTGGACGAGTACAAACTCGATTTGGCCGACTTCATTAGCGAAGAAGACTCCCCATTCATAGAGAACGAGCAAGAAGACATCAGAATCCACAGTCCAGTTAAGAAGCAAAAGACAAACGTATTTTCAACAGATTTCCTTCATCTTGGACCTTTACTAAACAACAGCCGAGTTCAGCTTCAACCAGATGTGAAAGAATCGCACGTCATAACCAATGAATTGTTCCAAGTGACCTCCAATTTGAGGAAGTCTGTCTCCAGAGAGAGTCAggatatcttcaaattcgACGATGACTCAGACTTTTTCCCcaaaaagagattgaataACGACAAGGTTGAAAAGCTTGTTCATGACTTAGGCTCCACCAAAAGTAAATCGGGCGAACTCTTTGATTTCGAACTAGACGATCAATTGCGTACCCGTTTCTACAAAGGCAGATTCAACAAGGTCAACCAATTCAGTATAGAGCAGAACGATGACGTGGACTCGCAGATTCTGACTTATCTTGGAGGATCTTCGTCTTTTCttcccaagaagaacaacgacaacaaaGAGAACTTGTCTCCCTTCCCAGATCCTTTGAAGTCTGTCAATACCAAGGAGAACTTCTCcatcaagaagtccaaCAAGACATTTTTCAGACCacccagaagaaatcaaggcAGAGCGTCGATTCCAGTGCTCAAGCCTTTGTCAAACTTGGCTAATGtagacttcaagaagagcGAATCACCCTTAGTTCTGAACATAAACTCCAACAAACGCCTTTGTTCTCCTCACCATAGAAAAAACATTGCCATAAAACCCAGTCGCAAATTGACACAGACAAATCACAATATATTTGTGGTAGAGTCCCTGACAGGGCTAGTCAACGATGCCACCAAATTCGGTACAGAACTTAATGCTTCCAGTTGTGAAGATTTCCCATTACCAGAATATGCCAACGAAATAGTCCAGATTCCTACCAACGAAGACTCTCATAATAAAGTGCAGAAGATGGCCATAATAAAGTTGGTGCCAAATAGACTGTTTTCACAAACTACTGCTGCGGATTCCACGACAGAACAGAGAGGATTTTACAACGCCGAGCAATACCGGAAGTATAAGGAAGATCTCTCCTTTGTTCAGGAAGATTCAGGAGTTGAAGTGATTGGCCAGACTCTTAATAACGACTTCAACcaaagcagcagcagtagcCACAAGTCTGCAACGCCCTCAAACAATACAAAAAAGACACGAGAAGTACATTGGCCCGATACTTTAGAGTGGTAG
- the HET1 gene encoding protein involved in nonallelic heterokaryon incompatibility produces MSTFFDEMKKSFVDVSVTDNKIDTAGFLEASESLVKLFDLLGSSAFSVVQKDMTGNITKIRAKLLEDPANSSTLQDLVLSEAGTKNKKATQGLLWLSRGLQFTAQAMRETVDLPSAELTKTFTDAYGKTLSQYHGILIKPIFKLAMQACPYRKDFFAKLGADQEKVGQQLSAWLEALEAIVKLIIEFFTSGNYGKGL; encoded by the coding sequence ATGTCTACTTTCTTCGACGAAATGAAAAAGTCCTTCGTGGACGTGTCTGTTACTgacaacaagatcgacaCTGCTGGCTTCTTGGAAGCTTCTGAATCTttggtcaagttgtttgaCTTGTTGGGCTCCTCTGCCTTCTCTGTAGTCCAGAAGGATATGACTGGTAATATCACCAAGATCAGagccaagttgttggaagaccctgccaattcttctactttgCAAGACTTGGTGTTGTCCGAAGCTGGcaccaagaacaagaaggcTACCCAAGGTTTGTTGTGGTTGAGTCGTGGTTTACAATTCACAGCCCAGGCCATGAGAGAAACGGTCGACTTGCCATCTGCCGAGTTAACGAAGACCTTCACTGACGCATACGGTAAGACATTGTCGCAATACCACGGCATTTTGATCAAGCctatcttcaaattggcCATGCAAGCATGTCCGTACAGAAAGGACTTTTTTGCCAAGTTGGGTGCTGACCAGGAAAAGGTTGGCCAACAATTATCTGCTTGGCTCGAAGCCTTGGAAGCCATCGTCAAGCTCATTATCGAGTTCTTCACCTCTGGAAACTATGGCAAGGGTTTGTAG
- a CDS encoding predicted protein, whose protein sequence is MRPSLVRSVRPRRQVRNTAPLLPPLQLYRAILRAHASKLPTELRPLGDQYVKAEFKAHQKIDNPLHIVGFLTQWQDYLREIDGGTWLDGKMKQQDLEKMSPEQIGQLYELMQETKKIGISQDEESL, encoded by the coding sequence ATGAGACCTAGTTTAGTGCGGTCAGTCAGACCACGTCGTCAAGTTCGTAATACTGCTCCGCTTTTACCTCCCTTGCAGTTGTACAGAGCGATTTTGAGAGCACATGCTTCTAAATTGCCTACTGAGCTTAGGCCTCTTGGAGATCAATATGTAAAGGCAGAGTTCAAGGCTCACCAGAAGATCGACAATCCGTTGCACATCGTTGGGTTCTTGACACAGTGGCAGGACTACTTGCGTGAGATCGATGGCGGAACCTGGTTGGACGGAAAGATGAAGCAACAGGACTTGGAGAAAATGTCTCCAGAACAGATCGGCCAGTTGTACGAGTTGATGCAAGAGACCAAGAAGATCGGAATAAGCCAGGATGAGGAGAGTTTATAG
- a CDS encoding predicted protein, protein MRFGVVITAFAAISSLVSAAPTKGALKEVSSEKFDFDLDSIIAKLETLNPTKRDIRKRDSSQFVNSLLESLQGSNLIDELFKQIVNSTENEETLSQSVVSAISRNKVNPDTIYDAMDDSDLFPQFYNYVLSDKELKPTAVEYAKNLYQNGKLTLSEFKEVTESEVKRELAVQHSKLSKKDLDYVTKIYQSLASSNLLSSVTDSIFDNENLKESSSSFIKTSIMNTPCDKSFEVIKRSGQASDLIARSLKSSELQNKFAREISNKVIDGSLSKRAIVGSVGASAAIGEEPVSAAAIDASVAVDIGVSATSETSATPDIVKTSETTAGTATAEGLLGDIDGLLGGEENSATIASSASVATSNTAATTKSPDLLGGILGDILGGDDTDTSATTTSASTSATAATTSTKGNLIDDLFGGLFGDSSNTATSSSSAQATATATATSSSGGSFFDSILGIFGLGGDSSSPTTTTSSAPKSTSTGSLFDDIIDGVDDLLGGGDTGSTKTSSSSSSTSTSGSLLDDIFDEFFGSSSSSTSTPASSSSSSSGDWLSDLLDSFFGPSNSTSSPKSTSSGSSSNLLEDLINELFPEGTNTTSSGNGESLLDVIIGIGEDLLGDLFGGSSGSSTGGSSLLAGIFAIAADVVSDLFGLLSSDAGSLLSYGESFIGSLIKGLFGSLFSSTSSSSSSGKGLIESILDAIFGGVSGSSSTSTGSFSSIFGSIVSEILDAIFGDSSSSSSSSSSSSGSSLFGSTPKQCCCPSIVKRNLAKRELRVQIRQSIRKSITRAIEQKAQKQASSQYIDYIDSLQK, encoded by the coding sequence ATGAGATTTGGAGTAGTAATAACTGCTTTCGCAGCCATATCCTCACTTGTGAGTGCCGCTCCCACCAAGGGGGCATTGAAAGAAGTTTCCTCTGAAAAGTTCGACTTCGATCTCGATTCGATAATAGCAAAACTCGAGACTTTAAACCCTACGAAACGGGATATCAGGAAGAGAGACTCCAGCCAATTTGTAAACTCATTATTGGAGCTGTTGCAAGGCTCCAACTTGATTGatgaacttttcaaacaGATTGTCAACAGTactgaaaatgaagaaacatTATCTCAATCAGTTGTTTCAGCTATATCCAGAAATAAAGTGAACCCAGACACAATCTATGATGCCATGGATGATTCCGACTTATTTCCTCAATTTTACAACTACGTTTTGAGTGacaaggaattgaaacCTACTGCTGTTGAATATGCCAAAAACTTGTATCAGAATGGTAAACTTACTCTTTCTGAGTTCAAGGAAGTGACAGAATCAGAGGTTAAGAGAGAACTTGCAGTGCAACATTCTaagttgtccaagaaggATTTGGACTACGTCACCAAAATCTATCAATCGTTAGCAAGCTCCAACTTGCTCAGCAGTGTGACAGACTCCATTTTCGACAACGAAAATTTAAAAGAATCAAGCAGTTCTTTCATTAAAACCAGCATAATGAATACTCCTTGTGACAAGAGCTTTGAAGTTATCAAGAGATCTGGTCAAGCATCTGACTTAATCGCAAGATCCTTGAAATCTTCAGAATTACAAAACAAGTTCGCCAGAgaaatttccaacaagGTTATTGACGGATCTCTTTCGAAGAGAGCAATTGTCGGTTCTGTTGGAGCCAGTGCCGCTATTGGCGAAGAACCTGTGTCAGCTGCTGCAATTGACgcttctgttgctgttgacATTGGAGTTTCTGCCACTTCTGAGACTTCTGCCACTCCTGATATAGTCAAAACTTCTGAAACCACTGCTGGTACAGCTACCGCAGAGGGTCTCTTAGGTGACATTGACGGCTTGTTAGGTGGCGAAGAGAATTCTGCTACTATTGCATCTTCCGCTCTGGTTGCCACATCCAATACTGCTGCTACAACCAAATCCCCAGATTTATTGGGAGGTATTTTGGGTGATATCTTGGGCGGGGATGATACTGATACTTCTGCAACCACAACATCAgcatcaacttctgctACTGCTGCCACAACTTCTACTAAGGGGAACCTCATCGATGATCTTTTCGGTGGCTTATTTGGAGACAGCAGTAACACTGCTACCAGCTCATCTTCTGCCCAAGCTACTGCCACCGCAACTGCTACTTCCTCTTCCGGtggttctttctttgacaGCATTCTCGGAATCTTTGGTCTTGGCggagattcttcaagtccaactacaacaacttcctCTGCTCCAAAATCCACATCGACCGGCTCTCTTTTTGATGATATCATTGATGGGGTCGATGACTTATTAGGTGGTGGAGATACAGGCTCTACcaagacttcttcatcttcatcttcaaccTCCACCTCTGGGTCTTTGTTGGATGATATTTTCGATGAATTTTTTGGCAGCAGTAGCAGCTCAACCTCAACTCCTGCgtcctcctcctcctcgTCAAGTGGAGATTGGTTGAGTGATCTTTTGGATTCGTTTTTTGGGCCATCTAATTCAACCAGCTCTCCTAAATCCACATCATCTGGATCATCTTCAAACCTTTTGGAAGATCTCATTAACGAACTTTTTCCAGAAGGAACTAATACAACTAGTTCCGGAAATGGAGAGAGTCTCCTAGATGTCATAATTGGAATTGGGGAAGATTTACTTGGTGACTTATTTGGAGGCTCTTCAGGAAGTTCCACTGGAGGCTCCAGTCTTTTGGCTGGTATCTTCGCAATTGCAGCAGATGTCGTTTCAGACTTGTTTGGCCTCCTTTCATCTGATGCTGgatctcttctttcatATGGAGAAAGCTTTATTGGCTCGCTTATCAAGGGCCTCTTCGGTCTGTTGTTTTCGTCTACgagttcttcaagctcttcCGGCAAAGGTTTAATAGAATCAATTCTTGACGCTATATTTGGAGGTGTTTCTggttcatcttcaacatctaCTGGGAGCTTCTCATCTATATTTGGTTCTATCGTCAGCGAGATTCTTGATGCTATTTTTGGagactcttcttcttcctcaaGCAGctcctcttcatcatcgGGTTCTTCCTTGTTTGGATCTACTCCAAAACAATGTTGCTGTCCAAGCATTGTCAAGAGAAACTTGGCTAAAAGAGAACTTAGAGTTCAAATTAGACAGAGCATCAGAAAGAGTATTACAAGAGCAATAGAACAAAAAGCTCAGAAGCAAGCTTCGTCACAGTACATTGACTACATCGACTCCTTACAGAAGTAG